Genomic window (Candidatus Saccharibacteria bacterium oral taxon 488):
GCCCAGCAGAAGTAATTATCATTGAGGGCATCTACGCCAAGTCGCCCGACATTATCACCGACAACAGTGTTGTCTATGAGATACCAACCCCACTTGCCACCTGTATCGGTCGGCGTATCCTGCGTGACCTTAACGAACGCCCGCAATTTTGCGACCCCTCGGAAAATCTACTCTATTTATTGAGTGAGGCCGAGCCAGCATATCGTGCTCAACAGCAACCAACCAATGCTTGAGGGGATGAGGGCTCACTTTGGCTTTCATTAATCCGATGGTCGACTGCTCGCACAAACCCAATCACCTTCCCCTCGCCAACCCACCGCTGCTCGTAGGTTGTCATGATCCGGGCATCGCTCTCCTCATCAAGTCGCTCCGATTCGTGCAGATCAAACGTTAGCTCCCGAAGCTGCCAGCCAGCCACCACCAGCTGCTCCAAGCTCCAGCAGAAAAAGTTGTGATTATCATGCTTGAGTAGTAGCTCACCCCTCCCATCAAGCAACTTTGCGTACTGTGTTAGAAAATGTGGATGCGTCAAGCGTCGACCGCTAGAACGCCGGCGTGGAAACGGATCAGGAAAAGTGACCCACAACTGACTGAGCGATCCAGCCTCGCACAATTCTCCCAGCTGATCTGCTCGTGCCCGCACAAACCAGATGTTCGTGAGGCCACGCTGCTCGGCCGTGCGTGCCCCTTTTTGTAGTCGATCGGCTTTGACGTCAACTGCCAGAAACCGCTGCTCCGGATGTCGCGCCGCCAGCTCGACACTAAACAGTCCCGTTCCAGCACCGACCTCCAGCACATCAATCGACCGCGGCGTCCATTCATCATACTCAAAACAAAGCGGCGAATTGTTAAATAATGCAAATTTATACTTCTTGCGTCGCCGGGTGATGACGAATTGATTTGGATCGACAAAACTCATACTTTTCATTATACTAAACTCATGACGGATACACTTATCAAACAACTGTTAAATTCGTCGCGCTTTGATGAATGGATGACTGAGCATGGACTAGGCTGGCTGGTAAGCGAGCGGATGGTTGAAACAGTCAGTATCGTCATTGGCGCGGTTATCGTTTATTATCTTGGCCGCATCTTCATTACTTGGGCAATTCGCTACGCGATCCACTCCACCGCCAAGCACCGCTCATGGCACCGCAAAGATATCGAAAAGCGCGAAAATACGCTGACGCAGCTGATCCGTAGTTTTTGGCGCATCACTATCATTGCCTACATCGCCGCCATGGTCGCCAGTAAGTTATTCTACTTCGACTTGTCACCACTGTTTGCCAGCGCCGGCATCATTGGCGTAGCGCTCGGATTTGGTGCACAATCACTTGTCAAAGATTTTCTGGCCGGCATCTTTATCATCGCTGAAAATCAATATCGCGTCGGCGACGTCGTTGACGTTATGGGTGCAAGCGGTACTGTCGAACGCGTCGGTACCAGGTCAACTGTACTCCGTGATGCTGATGGTAATGTGCACTACTTACCAAATGGCACCATCCAGCATGTCATCAACAAAACGATGGGGTACAGCATGTCGCGCTTTACCTTGCAGCTTGATCCAAGTACCGACATCAGCCGCGCCGCTGATATCATCAACGAGACCGGTCAGCAACTGAGCAAGGAAAAGTCTTGGGACAAGAAAATCATTGAACCGCCAAAATTTGTCTCCGTCGGTGATATCACCGGCCGCTCGGTTGAATTGATCGTTGCCGGTAAGGTTCAGCCATCCGATCAATGGGCGGTTACCTCAGAGATGCGCCGCCGGCTCCTTAAAGAATTTGAAAAACAAGAGATCGAACTAGCTGTTATCCCAACAGCGATAACGCATAAAAAATAATCATAGCTCACTCTGACGAACCGTCTTGACCCTGTGTCGTCGTACTGCCCGCGCCATTGCCACTACCACTGACGCCCAGCTGATCATCGCTCAACACATCGCTAGCAAACGCCCGCGCACCATCGGCTTTCTTTTCTTCTTGCTTATATTTTTGCAGAAAATCATCCAGCACTTTGCCCGTCACCTCACCCTGCGCCTCAAACATGTCTCGATTATGATTATTGGAATTATCAATCTGCGCTCGATACGGTACATAGTCCGGCCGACTCAAATCCACTCGGAAAGCATCTGACGAGTAATATAAGTGCATCGAGATACCAACGAGCACGATCGACACCACGATCACGCTAATTACCATCGTCGGTAACTTATGCTGCATAACTAACCTGGCCATCCGGCGACTGAGTCGCTTGAACTTATCCACGACTGCCTCCGCTCGATAGCTTCACCTTGAGCTGTTCCACCGCCACACGATAATCTGCCGCCAGTTTACTCATCGTCGTCACCGACTCACTGACCTGTCGACGTGCGTCGCGCGTCTTGATCAGCTGTGTATAAAACTCGCCCGGTTTGTCGGTACAATCTGTCTTAACCAGCGCCGTCAAATTGGACTCATACTCATTGTACTGCTGGGCAAACGCCTTGCGTGCCTCCTCGTAGTCGCGAGCGATCATCACCATCCGCGAGCTATCGATCTGCGCCAATGCCAAGCGGCTGTTTAGTTTGGCGATGAGATTGGTCGATATCGTGTTGTATGCTTGGCCAGCATTAACCCGCAGCAAGGCATCGTTATGCTGAATCCGCTGCAATGTCGAACGAATGGACTGACACTGACTGCGGATCAGATGGAGCGGCGGCGAACTCGGCGCAGTCTGTGCCACAGCAATACCCGACCGTATCATTACGCCGGCCAGGCTAACACCGCACACAAAAAACGCGAGACTACGAAGATGTTTCATCTTTTTTATTATCTCGCGTTTTTGCGTTTAGGTCAAACTGCTACTACGACTTCTTGAAATGCTTCTCGGTATCGGCCTTGACGGTACGAGCGGTTCCAGTAACGACATCGCCAACCTTTTGAGCGCCTGCCTTGACCGCTTCAGCACTGTCTTTAGCGGCGGCCTGGGCTTTTTTGGCAGTCTTGACAGTGGCAGTTTTTAGCTCACCAGCTTTTTTCTTGATGTCAGCGCGAGTTTCCTTGCCACTTTTTGGTGCGGTCAAAATACCAGCCGCGAAACCAGCCGCTGCGGCGCCGAGAACTGTTAATACTTTTTTCATATAATATCTCCTTGTTTGTTTCTATTAAATTGATATATGGAACAGATGATTATTTTTTGCGAAAGAGTTGCACGACTTCAGTAAATAACTTTACTGGAGACAGCCACTCAGTTGCTTGAGCGATGTTGGACACCGCCGCTTCAGCCTGGTTGACGAGGCGCTTGAGCTTCGTCAGCAGTGAAATTATTACACCGAACAAGACGATAATCGTCACCGAGTGGATAATGATCACTACGGTCATCAGTATAATAACTGTTTGCATGTCTTCCATACCCTTCCTTTGTTACTGTTTATGTTTGTCGTATTGACTGTGGCTATGATAGCATAGGCAATTTGAAATGTCAATAGTTTAGCGATCTATTCTGTCACTTTGCAGCAATGAGACCGTCCCGCCGCAGACCATCCAGTGCCGCCGCAAATCGCGGATCGTCCTGTAACTTCGCGGTAATTTCGGCCAGCGACTGCCCGCCAACATATCGACGCAAAATCTCACCGCGCATCTGGCGGAGACTGCCAGTGAATTGCGATTGCCTGGCGTAATGGCGACTGGCGGACAATTTACCCTTGCCCTGAGCTTTTAATTCACTACCATAATCCATCAGTGCCCAAAACCACTGACGCGGATTTGCCTGGTCCATCGTCTGCTCGACGATGGGCAGTATGTCACGATCCGCGACTGCCGTCTGGTCCGCAAAGAAATGATTGAGATAGACTGTACGAATATTGGTTTCGATGAACGGCGTTGGCACTTGGTACGCGTAGTTCATGATGGCACCGGCGGTATTGATGCCGATGCCCGGCAGCCGGACAAGGTCATGAAGGGTGGCCGCCAGAGCACCACCAGCGATGGCTCGCGCTGTTTGGTGGAGGTATCGAGCGCGGCGATTATAGCCCAGCCCCTGCCACGCACGCAGTACTTCTGTCAGCTCAGCAGCTGCCAGTGATTCAATGTCCGGAAACTTCGCAGTAAACTCGCTGAACTTCGTCAAGACGCGAGCAGCCTGGGTTTGCTGCAGCATCAGCTCACTCACCAACGCATAGTAGAGCGTTGGCTGATCGCGCCACGGCATTGGTCGGTAGAGCTCGCGGCCTTTTTGGTGGATCAGCGCCTGAAAATCATCAGTCGTCATTGCTTTAGTATACGCGAATAAAACTCACAACACCTAATTGTGCTATAATGGCACGG
Coding sequences:
- a CDS encoding A/G-specific adenine glycosylase, with the protein product MTTDDFQALIHQKGRELYRPMPWRDQPTLYYALVSELMLQQTQAARVLTKFSEFTAKFPDIESLAAAELTEVLRAWQGLGYNRRARYLHQTARAIAGGALAATLHDLVRLPGIGINTAGAIMNYAYQVPTPFIETNIRTVYLNHFFADQTAVADRDILPIVEQTMDQANPRQWFWALMDYGSELKAQGKGKLSASRHYARQSQFTGSLRQMRGEILRRYVGGQSLAEITAKLQDDPRFAAALDGLRRDGLIAAK
- the trmB gene encoding tRNA (guanosine(46)-N7)-methyltransferase TrmB, whose amino-acid sequence is MKSMSFVDPNQFVITRRRKKYKFALFNNSPLCFEYDEWTPRSIDVLEVGAGTGLFSVELAARHPEQRFLAVDVKADRLQKGARTAEQRGLTNIWFVRARADQLGELCEAGSLSQLWVTFPDPFPRRRSSGRRLTHPHFLTQYAKLLDGRGELLLKHDNHNFFCWSLEQLVVAGWQLRELTFDLHESERLDEESDARIMTTYEQRWVGEGKVIGFVRAVDHRINESQSEPSSPQALVGCC
- a CDS encoding mechanosensitive ion channel family protein, which encodes MTDTLIKQLLNSSRFDEWMTEHGLGWLVSERMVETVSIVIGAVIVYYLGRIFITWAIRYAIHSTAKHRSWHRKDIEKRENTLTQLIRSFWRITIIAYIAAMVASKLFYFDLSPLFASAGIIGVALGFGAQSLVKDFLAGIFIIAENQYRVGDVVDVMGASGTVERVGTRSTVLRDADGNVHYLPNGTIQHVINKTMGYSMSRFTLQLDPSTDISRAADIINETGQQLSKEKSWDKKIIEPPKFVSVGDITGRSVELIVAGKVQPSDQWAVTSEMRRRLLKEFEKQEIELAVIPTAITHKK